One Fibrobacter sp. UWP2 genomic region harbors:
- a CDS encoding radical SAM protein: MNLVLSLTEQCNLRCTYCYYKESHAGRVKVMSDEVMEAAIGLAVRRTVAFRQRRLNITFFGGEPLLRFDAIKRGVEYAKKVVSETAPQGFVVRFAVNTNGTLLNDEIVDFMKRENFQIFLSLDGSAERHNICRRQVNGEGSFDLIAPHIKTLVNTDVIVLAVITRDNIRGLCDSFRWLYAQGFKNITSAVDFDGKWTEEELDALGAEYQKLAELWVQKKKAGDVFYLGTIHDKVKIAVEGSRYRLYSCHVYEGGLSVATDGSIFPCTRFIASDPEAPYCQGNVFTGVDEHRANAVHEFVHNDKAACEGCAIRHRCTAHECACTSFYTTGTLEGVSPEVCAHERMLAAICDDAADMILTK; the protein is encoded by the coding sequence ATGAACCTCGTTCTGAGCCTTACAGAGCAGTGCAATCTGCGTTGTACGTATTGTTACTACAAAGAGTCTCATGCGGGTCGCGTCAAAGTGATGAGCGACGAGGTCATGGAGGCTGCCATCGGGCTTGCGGTAAGGCGCACGGTCGCCTTTAGGCAACGCCGCCTGAACATCACTTTTTTTGGCGGTGAGCCTCTGCTCCGCTTCGATGCCATTAAACGTGGTGTGGAATATGCAAAAAAAGTGGTAAGCGAAACTGCGCCGCAGGGCTTTGTCGTGCGCTTTGCCGTGAATACCAACGGCACGCTTTTGAACGACGAGATCGTCGATTTTATGAAGCGCGAGAACTTCCAAATCTTCCTTTCGCTGGACGGTTCCGCCGAGCGCCACAACATTTGCCGCAGGCAGGTGAACGGCGAGGGAAGCTTTGACCTCATTGCACCGCACATTAAAACGCTTGTCAACACCGACGTCATTGTGCTCGCGGTCATTACGCGCGACAATATCCGAGGACTTTGCGACTCGTTCAGGTGGCTCTATGCGCAGGGCTTTAAAAACATCACCTCAGCTGTAGATTTTGACGGCAAGTGGACCGAGGAGGAATTGGACGCCCTCGGCGCGGAATACCAAAAATTGGCGGAACTTTGGGTTCAAAAGAAGAAGGCGGGAGACGTCTTTTACCTGGGGACCATTCACGACAAGGTGAAGATTGCCGTGGAGGGTTCGCGTTACCGCCTGTACTCGTGCCATGTTTACGAGGGAGGTCTCTCGGTCGCGACCGACGGGAGCATTTTCCCATGCACGCGGTTCATCGCCTCGGACCCGGAAGCCCCCTATTGCCAGGGGAATGTCTTTACGGGCGTTGACGAACATCGTGCTAACGCGGTACATGAATTTGTCCACAACGACAAGGCCGCCTGCGAGGGCTGCGCCATTCGGCATCGCTGCACGGCGCATGAGTGCGCCTGCACTTCGTTTTACACCACGGGAACCTTGGAAGGCGTCTCGCCCGAAGTCTGTGCGCACGAGCGCATGCTCGCCGCGATTTGCGACGACGCTGCGGATATGATACTGACAAAATAA
- the rsmG gene encoding 16S rRNA (guanine(527)-N(7))-methyltransferase RsmG gives MANSSWSKKPFRRTPARAADAVGKAFVPHLKAPRTEFPLFNGKRVTPSLAGLDKLLHYYGVELQEPTLKQFWEFHQLLRANNDDQDLTRLNAFETMVERHYADCTLINAYVPQWPARMIDVGSGAGFPGIPLKLVNPQIRLTLCEPRPNRINFLNMVIEKMGLKGIDVFGHKVTSRSMTLPVDGVISRAFEWMDKTLPRLANSLKVGGRVYFMKGPGVAEELATFHPEDFGYKLIAKHFYTIPNSTQDRALIILERVE, from the coding sequence ATGGCAAATTCCAGCTGGTCCAAAAAGCCGTTTCGTAGAACTCCCGCCCGTGCCGCCGATGCGGTGGGCAAAGCGTTTGTGCCGCACCTCAAGGCGCCCCGCACCGAGTTCCCGCTGTTTAACGGCAAGCGCGTGACGCCCTCGCTCGCGGGTCTCGACAAGTTGCTGCACTACTACGGTGTGGAACTCCAGGAGCCGACCCTCAAGCAGTTCTGGGAATTCCACCAGCTGCTGCGCGCGAACAACGACGACCAGGACCTTACGCGCCTGAATGCTTTCGAGACGATGGTGGAGCGCCACTATGCCGACTGTACGCTCATCAACGCCTACGTGCCGCAGTGGCCAGCCCGCATGATCGACGTGGGGAGCGGCGCCGGCTTCCCGGGAATCCCTTTGAAGCTCGTGAACCCGCAAATTCGCCTCACGCTTTGCGAACCGCGGCCGAACCGCATCAACTTCCTCAACATGGTCATCGAAAAGATGGGGCTCAAGGGGATTGACGTGTTTGGGCACAAAGTCACGAGCCGCAGCATGACGCTCCCTGTGGATGGCGTCATCAGCCGCGCTTTCGAGTGGATGGACAAGACGCTCCCGCGCCTAGCGAACAGCCTCAAGGTGGGTGGCCGTGTGTACTTTATGAAAGGTCCCGGAGTCGCCGAAGAGCTCGCCACGTTCCATCCCGAGGACTTTGGGTACAAACTAATCGCCAAGCATTTTTACACTATCCCCAACAGCACGCAGGACCGCGCTCTGATTATCTTGGAACGCGTGGAGTAG
- a CDS encoding PorV/PorQ family protein produces MRKSLLSALLLAPAISFAAGSAIITLEMPVGARQLGMGEAGAALADDATAMYYNPAGLAFGPLADEWRISYAKDGKTVPYFTSMTSRSKNGFFSKSELWAGTADGILKFDGEQWVDYYSVTLQGNAKVKDAVRVYVGTERGLDEYSRQVKKFNDIQNADDESHVVEVKMPWNLVVKDTITAVLYDNRTEKLWVGTPKGLFRFDGKAWKNYESELGEHRITSLASQGASLWIGTDNGLFVYRNGQFEQKGKVLPSQKINALVWSENRKELYVAVDGAGIARLVPKKSVNDKDRWSLFNQEDGIMDLQPTALAVDSSGHVWAAHKGGLSHFTLRKWEQVQFAGNTVNSISVDHKGAIWIATDKGVWRHLPDYATASGRKAELERGTAEEEGSVKSEDEWTHFHSGNGLSSNKVWVVLPQGNDVWFSTANGMEQYKDADYQLTAFYEKLLPILNIPDLYHLYGGLTIPLNDWGTLGFHVNFVSFGSTVVSGDVDADDLVAYNSSEIVGGFSYGTRFPNDWGLGLTIKFFYSDLSSGAGAGEEEATTFGYAFDVGVLKKNLIVDKLNFALVLANIGPSVYYVDKTIEDPIPLTWRLGLAYELLSLADYKWTIAADYNREVVYDDDKGDPEPFYIASWKSLLNPEREGDGFEAVKNSVMQGVFNLGTEFIYSNTIALRLGYLYDQTGKRNEVDFGFGFMLSDVLQFDFATIKDVGDHDGVRDGQMRFGMLFKF; encoded by the coding sequence TTGCGTAAATCCCTATTATCTGCACTTCTATTAGCGCCCGCCATTTCTTTTGCTGCCGGTTCGGCCATCATCACCCTCGAAATGCCTGTAGGCGCACGCCAGCTGGGCATGGGCGAAGCCGGTGCAGCACTGGCGGACGACGCTACCGCCATGTATTACAACCCGGCGGGTCTCGCCTTTGGTCCTCTCGCCGACGAGTGGCGCATTTCTTATGCCAAGGACGGCAAGACCGTCCCGTACTTCACCAGCATGACCAGCCGTTCCAAGAACGGGTTCTTTTCAAAAAGCGAGCTGTGGGCCGGCACCGCCGACGGCATTTTGAAGTTTGACGGCGAACAGTGGGTGGACTACTACTCCGTGACGCTCCAGGGCAACGCCAAGGTCAAGGACGCCGTGCGCGTGTACGTGGGAACCGAACGCGGTCTCGACGAATACTCCCGCCAGGTCAAAAAGTTCAACGACATCCAGAACGCCGACGACGAATCCCACGTGGTCGAGGTCAAGATGCCCTGGAACCTGGTGGTGAAGGACACCATTACCGCCGTGCTCTACGACAACCGCACCGAAAAGCTGTGGGTCGGCACGCCCAAGGGCCTGTTCCGCTTTGACGGCAAAGCCTGGAAGAACTACGAAAGCGAACTGGGCGAGCACCGCATCACCTCCCTCGCGAGCCAAGGCGCCTCCCTGTGGATCGGCACCGACAACGGTCTGTTCGTTTACCGCAACGGCCAGTTCGAACAAAAGGGCAAGGTTCTCCCCAGCCAAAAGATTAACGCACTCGTATGGAGCGAAAACCGCAAGGAACTTTACGTGGCCGTCGACGGCGCCGGCATCGCCCGTCTTGTCCCCAAAAAGAGCGTGAACGACAAGGACCGCTGGAGTCTGTTCAACCAAGAAGACGGCATCATGGACTTGCAGCCGACGGCACTCGCCGTCGATAGTTCCGGTCACGTTTGGGCTGCCCACAAGGGCGGCCTCAGCCACTTCACTCTCCGCAAGTGGGAGCAGGTGCAGTTCGCGGGCAACACCGTGAACTCCATCTCGGTCGACCACAAGGGCGCCATCTGGATTGCAACCGACAAAGGCGTATGGCGCCACCTCCCCGACTACGCGACCGCAAGCGGACGCAAGGCAGAACTGGAACGCGGCACCGCCGAAGAAGAAGGCAGCGTCAAAAGCGAAGACGAATGGACGCACTTCCATTCGGGGAACGGACTCAGCTCCAACAAGGTATGGGTGGTGCTCCCGCAGGGCAACGACGTGTGGTTCAGTACCGCGAACGGCATGGAGCAGTACAAGGACGCCGACTACCAGCTCACCGCCTTCTACGAAAAGCTCTTGCCCATCTTGAACATCCCCGACCTTTACCACCTCTATGGCGGCCTAACCATCCCGCTCAACGACTGGGGAACCCTCGGCTTCCACGTGAATTTCGTGAGCTTCGGTTCGACCGTGGTCTCGGGCGACGTGGACGCCGACGACCTGGTGGCCTACAACAGTTCCGAAATCGTGGGCGGCTTCAGCTACGGCACGCGCTTCCCCAACGACTGGGGCCTGGGCCTCACCATCAAATTCTTCTACTCGGACCTGAGTTCCGGCGCGGGCGCGGGCGAAGAGGAAGCAACCACCTTCGGCTACGCCTTTGACGTGGGCGTTTTGAAAAAGAACCTGATTGTTGACAAGTTGAACTTCGCCCTGGTGCTGGCGAACATCGGCCCGAGCGTTTACTACGTAGACAAAACCATCGAGGACCCCATCCCGCTCACCTGGCGTCTGGGACTCGCGTACGAACTGTTGAGCCTCGCCGACTACAAGTGGACCATTGCCGCCGACTACAACCGCGAAGTGGTTTACGACGACGACAAGGGCGACCCCGAGCCGTTCTACATCGCCAGCTGGAAGTCCCTCTTGAACCCGGAACGCGAAGGCGACGGGTTCGAAGCGGTCAAGAATTCCGTGATGCAAGGTGTGTTTAACCTCGGTACCGAATTCATCTACTCCAACACGATTGCGCTCCGCTTGGGTTACCTCTACGACCAGACCGGCAAGCGAAACGAAGTGGACTTCGGCTTTGGTTTTATGCTCTCCGACGTGCTGCAGTTCGACTTCGCCACCATCAAGGACGTGGGCGACCACGATGGCGTGCGTGACGGGCAGATGCGCTTCGGCATGCTGTTCAAGTTCTAG
- a CDS encoding FKBP-type peptidyl-prolyl cis-trans isomerase, translating into MPYSMEVVKEGSGDTIRAGQLIKVHYKGFLLADLLDTAKAAVKDSAAKDSAKVAPAATADSAAVDSAAATGPQPFANSYDSGEPLEFTIGMGQVIPGWEKGLMGMKVGEVRKLTVPYQMAYGENSLEGIPAYSDLYFEVELVHADKPIEPDKFPQSVDKLNWKDVAKGLKIYDEKVGGGKPAVAGSVLKTHYTGWLLSGRKFGSSKDMGKPLSVVMGAGKMIKGWEVGLEGMKEGGVRWFRIAPSMGYGATAYTMIPANSTLIFRVELVSSEVDEEIAAKMDFFPDTSSLTFEHGSEGLRYAIVKPGEGEPAKTGSTVRVHYTGWLTNGYKFDSSRDRGQEFAFPLGGGRVIRGWELGVAGMLPGEKRILIVPPGLGYGSRAAGPIPGGSTLIFAVEYLGE; encoded by the coding sequence GTGCCATATAGCATGGAAGTGGTCAAGGAAGGCTCCGGCGACACTATTCGTGCGGGCCAGTTGATCAAGGTTCACTATAAGGGATTTTTGCTCGCCGACTTGCTCGATACGGCCAAAGCTGCCGTGAAGGATTCTGCCGCCAAGGATTCCGCGAAGGTCGCTCCCGCTGCGACTGCCGATTCCGCCGCTGTGGATTCTGCCGCGGCCACGGGTCCGCAACCTTTTGCCAACTCCTACGATAGCGGCGAGCCTTTGGAATTCACCATTGGCATGGGCCAGGTGATCCCCGGTTGGGAAAAGGGCCTTATGGGCATGAAGGTGGGCGAGGTCCGCAAGCTTACCGTGCCTTACCAAATGGCCTATGGCGAGAATTCCCTCGAAGGCATTCCGGCATACTCCGACCTGTATTTTGAAGTGGAGCTGGTCCACGCCGACAAACCCATTGAACCCGATAAATTCCCGCAGAGTGTAGACAAACTAAATTGGAAGGACGTGGCGAAAGGTCTCAAGATTTACGACGAAAAGGTCGGTGGCGGCAAGCCCGCCGTGGCAGGCTCCGTGCTCAAGACGCATTACACTGGCTGGCTCCTCTCGGGCCGCAAGTTTGGCAGTTCCAAAGACATGGGCAAGCCGCTCTCGGTCGTGATGGGCGCAGGCAAAATGATCAAGGGCTGGGAAGTCGGCCTCGAGGGCATGAAGGAAGGCGGTGTACGCTGGTTCCGCATCGCCCCGTCCATGGGCTACGGCGCTACCGCCTACACCATGATTCCCGCCAACTCCACCCTCATTTTCCGCGTAGAGCTGGTCTCCTCCGAGGTGGACGAAGAAATCGCCGCCAAGATGGACTTTTTCCCCGACACATCGAGCCTCACGTTTGAGCACGGCTCCGAAGGGCTCCGCTACGCTATCGTCAAGCCGGGCGAGGGCGAACCCGCCAAGACGGGTTCCACCGTACGTGTGCATTACACGGGCTGGCTCACCAACGGCTACAAGTTCGACAGCTCCCGTGACCGCGGGCAAGAATTTGCCTTCCCGCTGGGCGGCGGCCGCGTGATTCGCGGTTGGGAATTGGGCGTTGCCGGCATGCTCCCGGGCGAAAAGCGCATTTTGATTGTGCCTCCTGGACTCGGCTATGGCAGCCGCGCTGCGGGTCCCATCCCCGGAGGTTCTACGCTGATATTTGCAGTGGAGTACCTCGGCGAATAA
- a CDS encoding DUF1538 domain-containing protein, translating to MLKTLTEKFKEAFASVLPVAVIVLLLSFTPLVDFSAKQMVVFAVCSVFLVVGIGLFNLGADLAMTPMGEHVGSGLTKSRKLLLLVSVCFMMGVFITIAEPDLSVLAEQVKTAIEPVLLIVTIGIGVGLFLVTAIVKIVWKKDLSSIIIFFYMSLFMLGMLMISMDKETFVALAFDSGGVTTGPITVPFIMALGVGVAGAIGGKNANENSFGLIALCSVGPILALMGLVVFSKGDLVYSLDAASYSIDASLGSHFLPAVGAVVKEVLVALSLIVGFFLVLQFVALRLSKTKLMQIGFGICYTFAGLVIFLTAVAVGFMPIGFELGRELAKMPRVLVVAGFVIGMVVVLAEPAVHVLNKQVEEITGGLVTKRSMLIALSLGVGVSIGLSMIRIIVGFPIIYYLIPGYFISLGLSFFVPKLYTAIAFDSGGVASGPLTSSFILPLSIGACSVIHDGGDSVLSYAFGIVAMVAMTPLITIQVMGFRAIFTAKLKNRMMMRRIQDADDEQIIDFT from the coding sequence ATGCTCAAGACGCTCACCGAAAAATTCAAGGAGGCTTTTGCCTCGGTGTTGCCGGTGGCCGTCATTGTGCTGTTGCTTTCGTTTACGCCCCTTGTGGATTTCTCGGCAAAACAGATGGTTGTTTTTGCCGTCTGCTCTGTTTTTTTGGTGGTGGGTATAGGCCTTTTTAACCTGGGCGCGGACCTCGCCATGACCCCCATGGGCGAGCATGTGGGCTCGGGCCTCACCAAGTCCCGCAAGCTGTTGCTGCTGGTTTCGGTGTGCTTTATGATGGGCGTGTTCATCACCATTGCGGAACCCGACCTCTCGGTACTGGCGGAGCAGGTAAAGACCGCCATCGAGCCAGTACTGCTTATTGTAACCATAGGCATCGGGGTAGGGCTCTTCCTGGTGACGGCGATTGTGAAGATCGTTTGGAAAAAGGACCTGTCGTCCATCATCATTTTCTTTTACATGTCCCTCTTCATGCTGGGCATGCTCATGATCTCGATGGATAAGGAGACCTTTGTTGCACTGGCGTTTGATTCGGGCGGTGTGACGACGGGTCCCATTACGGTGCCGTTCATCATGGCACTGGGCGTGGGTGTGGCAGGCGCCATTGGCGGCAAGAACGCGAACGAGAACAGCTTCGGCCTCATTGCGCTTTGCTCGGTAGGGCCGATTCTTGCCCTCATGGGTCTCGTGGTTTTTTCGAAGGGCGACCTCGTGTATTCCCTCGATGCGGCGAGCTATTCTATTGACGCTTCGCTGGGCAGTCACTTTTTGCCGGCGGTCGGCGCCGTTGTCAAAGAGGTGCTGGTGGCGTTGAGCCTCATCGTGGGGTTCTTTTTGGTTTTGCAGTTCGTGGCGCTCAGGCTCTCCAAGACCAAGCTGATGCAAATCGGTTTTGGCATTTGCTACACATTTGCGGGACTCGTGATTTTTTTGACGGCGGTGGCGGTGGGCTTTATGCCTATCGGTTTTGAGCTGGGTAGGGAACTCGCCAAAATGCCCCGCGTGCTCGTGGTGGCAGGCTTTGTCATTGGTATGGTGGTGGTGCTCGCCGAGCCCGCGGTGCACGTGCTCAATAAGCAGGTCGAAGAGATTACGGGAGGCCTTGTGACCAAGCGCTCCATGCTCATCGCCTTGAGCTTGGGTGTTGGCGTTTCCATAGGTCTCTCCATGATCCGCATCATCGTCGGGTTCCCCATCATCTATTACCTGATTCCGGGCTACTTTATTTCTTTGGGACTCTCTTTCTTTGTGCCCAAGCTCTACACGGCCATCGCCTTTGACTCTGGCGGCGTGGCGAGCGGTCCGTTGACCTCAAGCTTTATTTTGCCGCTCTCCATTGGCGCGTGCTCCGTGATTCACGATGGTGGCGATTCCGTTTTGAGCTATGCCTTTGGCATTGTGGCGATGGTCGCCATGACGCCCCTCATTACCATCCAGGTCATGGGCTTTAGGGCGATATTCACGGCGAAACTCAAGAACCGCATGATGATGCGCCGTATCCAGGATGCGGACGACGAACAGATTATCGATTTCACGTAG
- a CDS encoding P-II family nitrogen regulator, translated as MSANSHELILCIVNTGFSETVMEAAKDAGARGGTIIGGRGTANKEAESFFHIAIQPEKEVVMILVDSKIKDAVLHALYQKAGLDTMGRGIAFSLPVDDVVGLTPWQKAVDKDGKTIKIPAVAKE; from the coding sequence ATGAGTGCAAACAGCCACGAATTGATTTTGTGCATTGTGAACACCGGGTTCTCGGAAACGGTCATGGAGGCCGCCAAGGATGCGGGGGCACGCGGCGGCACTATTATTGGTGGGCGCGGCACTGCCAACAAGGAGGCGGAATCGTTCTTCCACATCGCCATCCAGCCCGAAAAGGAAGTCGTGATGATTTTGGTCGATTCCAAAATCAAGGATGCGGTGTTGCACGCCCTTTACCAAAAGGCGGGCCTCGATACCATGGGGCGGGGTATCGCCTTCTCGCTCCCCGTCGATGACGTCGTCGGCCTCACGCCGTGGCAAAAGGCTGTCGACAAAGACGGAAAGACTATCAAGATTCCTGCCGTGGCGAAGGAGTAA
- a CDS encoding fused MFS/spermidine synthase yields the protein MNVLVYFLFALSGFAGLIYEGSWARYLKLFLGHASYGQVLTLCIYMGGLAIGSFVAGKFVEKVKRPLLGYAAVELAIGIGGLVYHPLYNLLTGFFFDSDFVAGLGFKGAEAVKVLLATGSTLPIAIAVGMTFPFIAAGLMRKSGAELSLPMLYFTNSLGSAIGILFTSYLLIPELGNHATLCVAASINFLLAAVFGLIGFMTPATKAEADEEAGIDPSTEEPLNEDYVAEHKLPMPPKSTWLWIAAITGLTSFVYEIVWIRLLSLLMGSSSHSFDQMLSAFILGLALGSAVSGKLLKKDSLVVLSLAQIFMAFFALCTLYFHKPFWGMMNEANQIFNATSDGYICWSVFKYALSVLWMVPTSFFAGMTLPLITLILTRAFKSEAPIGKVYGWNTLGSIVGSAGGGLLLLPFLQLKGALVLAAVLDFAIGFVLLVVYRKKFRYNVLFYVIAAFMVLPSIFVNFDPHLVTSGAFRAYKNLHPDEKIIVRDGKTATISFHESNVHYYIKTNGKADASMSKDRSHPIEGDELTQAATAFMPMAVKNEPYDAAMVGFGSGMGAHYLLADPLLRDFDCVEIEDEMMTLAKGFYPWNSRGYDDPRIHIYIDDAQTFFLTNRRQYDLMISVPSNPWVSGVASLFSHEFYAKMRRYIKPGGLWVQWIQTYEFNDQLFLNILKALDVVFPHVSLYKAPEEPDIIIIASDQPVMQKNIGRFSTDPVLVKEFKRIHREPDFFGEQNFLFTSKMVKSMLENIEPNSIFTPMVDNKAEEARFVHSDAHIVQVFDSCEICWPEYLDSADYALRRPARVKAMMEHMADPYRTLALEAYLANIDSMAEPRGDSAAVALSVNEKSPSWKKFREEYIEWIRGVPMEVRDTVGIYRKVRALVNAGVFPASFVDEFNILEVARVKDYPTAARLVADFYEKYEVKDMDEFFLRNAILIAFLAREPELASVLYKEAIRPHESFFAVEKLLISKEIPKLRRANLKK from the coding sequence ATGAATGTCCTTGTCTACTTCCTCTTTGCGCTCTCGGGTTTTGCCGGCCTCATTTACGAAGGTTCGTGGGCCCGCTACCTCAAACTCTTCCTCGGTCACGCCAGCTACGGCCAGGTGCTTACGCTCTGCATCTACATGGGTGGACTCGCCATAGGCAGCTTTGTGGCGGGCAAATTCGTGGAGAAGGTGAAGCGCCCGCTGTTGGGTTACGCGGCGGTGGAACTCGCCATTGGCATTGGCGGCCTCGTTTACCATCCACTCTACAACCTGCTCACGGGATTCTTTTTCGATAGCGACTTTGTGGCTGGCCTTGGCTTCAAGGGAGCCGAGGCCGTAAAGGTTCTTTTGGCCACGGGCTCCACGCTCCCCATCGCCATCGCGGTGGGCATGACGTTCCCCTTTATTGCGGCGGGTCTCATGCGCAAAAGCGGCGCCGAACTCTCGCTTCCCATGCTCTACTTTACCAACAGCCTCGGGAGCGCCATCGGCATTCTTTTTACAAGCTACCTGCTCATCCCGGAACTCGGTAACCACGCGACACTTTGCGTGGCGGCGTCCATCAACTTTTTGCTCGCGGCGGTGTTTGGCCTCATCGGCTTCATGACGCCTGCGACCAAGGCCGAAGCCGACGAAGAGGCGGGTATTGACCCCTCGACCGAGGAGCCGCTGAACGAAGATTACGTGGCCGAGCACAAGCTTCCCATGCCGCCCAAAAGCACCTGGCTCTGGATTGCGGCCATCACGGGCTTGACCTCGTTCGTTTACGAGATTGTGTGGATTCGTCTGCTTTCGCTTTTGATGGGCTCGTCGAGTCACAGCTTTGACCAGATGCTCTCGGCGTTTATCTTGGGCCTCGCGCTTGGCAGTGCCGTAAGCGGCAAGCTCCTCAAAAAGGACTCTCTGGTGGTGCTTTCGCTTGCGCAGATTTTCATGGCGTTTTTTGCGCTCTGCACGCTGTACTTCCACAAGCCCTTCTGGGGCATGATGAACGAGGCAAACCAGATTTTTAATGCGACCTCTGACGGCTACATTTGCTGGAGCGTTTTCAAGTACGCGCTCTCGGTGCTTTGGATGGTGCCCACGAGTTTCTTTGCGGGCATGACGCTCCCGCTCATCACGCTGATCTTGACCCGCGCCTTCAAGAGCGAAGCTCCCATCGGCAAGGTCTACGGCTGGAACACCCTCGGCTCCATTGTGGGCAGTGCTGGTGGAGGCCTCTTGTTGCTCCCGTTCTTGCAGCTCAAGGGCGCCTTGGTGCTGGCTGCGGTTTTGGACTTTGCCATAGGCTTTGTTTTGCTGGTCGTGTACCGTAAAAAGTTCCGCTACAATGTGTTGTTCTACGTGATAGCGGCATTCATGGTGCTGCCCTCCATTTTTGTGAACTTCGACCCGCATCTCGTCACCTCGGGTGCGTTCCGTGCCTACAAGAACCTGCACCCCGACGAAAAGATTATCGTGCGCGACGGCAAGACGGCGACCATCAGCTTCCACGAATCTAACGTCCATTACTACATCAAGACGAACGGCAAGGCCGACGCCAGCATGAGCAAGGACCGCAGCCATCCTATCGAGGGCGACGAACTGACGCAGGCCGCTACGGCGTTCATGCCCATGGCTGTGAAGAACGAGCCCTACGATGCCGCCATGGTGGGCTTTGGCAGCGGCATGGGCGCCCATTACCTGCTGGCGGACCCTTTGCTGCGCGACTTTGACTGCGTCGAAATTGAGGACGAGATGATGACCTTGGCGAAGGGTTTCTATCCGTGGAACTCCCGCGGTTACGACGACCCCCGTATCCACATATACATCGATGATGCACAGACTTTCTTCCTCACGAACCGCCGCCAGTACGACCTTATGATTAGCGTGCCCAGTAACCCCTGGGTGAGTGGCGTCGCGAGCCTCTTTAGCCACGAGTTCTACGCCAAGATGCGCCGCTACATCAAACCGGGCGGACTTTGGGTGCAGTGGATTCAGACTTACGAGTTCAACGACCAGTTGTTCCTCAACATTCTCAAGGCTTTGGACGTGGTGTTCCCGCACGTGTCGCTCTACAAGGCGCCCGAGGAACCCGACATCATCATTATTGCGAGTGACCAGCCGGTAATGCAAAAGAACATCGGCCGCTTTAGCACCGACCCCGTGCTGGTGAAGGAGTTCAAGCGCATCCACCGCGAGCCCGACTTCTTTGGCGAGCAGAACTTCTTGTTCACCTCCAAGATGGTGAAGTCCATGCTCGAGAACATCGAGCCCAACAGCATCTTTACGCCGATGGTCGACAACAAGGCGGAGGAGGCGCGCTTTGTTCACTCCGACGCCCACATAGTGCAGGTGTTCGATAGCTGCGAAATCTGCTGGCCCGAGTACCTCGACTCCGCCGACTACGCGCTCCGCCGCCCCGCCCGCGTGAAGGCGATGATGGAGCACATGGCGGACCCGTACAGGACGCTTGCCCTCGAGGCCTACCTCGCGAACATAGATTCCATGGCGGAACCCCGGGGTGACAGCGCTGCGGTCGCTCTCTCCGTTAACGAAAAATCCCCGTCCTGGAAAAAGTTCCGCGAGGAGTACATCGAGTGGATCCGCGGTGTGCCCATGGAAGTCCGCGATACCGTCGGCATTTATCGCAAGGTTCGCGCCCTTGTGAACGCGGGCGTGTTCCCAGCCTCGTTTGTGGACGAGTTCAATATCCTCGAGGTTGCCCGCGTCAAGGACTACCCGACCGCCGCTCGCCTGGTGGCCGACTTCTACGAAAAGTACGAGGTCAAGGACATGGACGAGTTCTTCCTCAGGAACGCGATCCTTATAGCCTTCCTCGCGCGTGAACCGGAACTGGCAAGTGTGCTCTACAAGGAGGCGATTCGCCCACACGAGAGCTTCTTTGCGGTCGAAAAACTCCTCATTTCCAAGGAAATCCCGAAGCTCCGACGCGCGAACCTCAAAAAGTAA
- a CDS encoding outer membrane beta-barrel protein codes for MKSKTLSLLTSAVLALAISAQADEFDDFDSTPSASASSDSSSYDGSTDSEFANDEEYAAAYARYKNEQTSKAEINRQRTEGFARVIQLGARVQGGTNTFFGSKSDGWGMGFIGGIGLMVKMPLGVKNLSIAPELDFNYRHYSFETDTEFGSDDAVINMMVFEIPLIVRYTFEDWGFFAGLGLNLSLKLTGSSEYNQNFGDSEPVTDNNALVTSSVEVGGILDIGYMLTRYINIDIRVVQSLSNCLNKALVPPESRFQKANLLSFYTMAGVTYLF; via the coding sequence ATGAAGTCAAAAACACTCTCTCTATTGACCTCGGCAGTGCTTGCACTGGCTATTTCTGCGCAAGCCGACGAGTTTGACGATTTCGATTCTACACCGTCGGCATCCGCCTCCTCTGACAGCTCGTCTTACGACGGATCAACAGACAGCGAATTCGCCAACGACGAAGAGTATGCAGCCGCTTATGCTCGCTATAAGAACGAGCAAACCTCCAAGGCAGAAATCAACCGCCAGCGCACCGAAGGCTTTGCCCGAGTCATCCAGCTGGGCGCCCGCGTTCAGGGCGGTACCAACACCTTCTTTGGCAGCAAATCGGACGGATGGGGAATGGGCTTCATTGGCGGCATCGGCCTCATGGTCAAAATGCCCTTGGGCGTCAAGAACCTGAGCATTGCCCCGGAACTGGACTTCAACTACCGCCACTACTCCTTTGAAACCGACACCGAGTTCGGCAGCGACGACGCCGTCATCAACATGATGGTTTTTGAAATCCCGCTGATTGTGCGTTACACCTTTGAAGATTGGGGGTTCTTTGCCGGACTCGGTCTGAACCTTTCGCTCAAGTTGACAGGCAGCTCCGAATACAACCAGAACTTTGGCGACAGCGAACCCGTAACCGACAACAACGCCCTCGTGACCTCGAGCGTTGAAGTGGGTGGCATCCTTGACATTGGCTACATGCTGACCCGCTACATCAACATCGACATCCGCGTGGTGCAGAGCCTTTCCAACTGCCTGAACAAGGCCCTGGTCCCTCCCGAGAGCCGATTCCAAAAGGCGAACCTACTCTCGTTCTACACAATGGCCGGCGTGACCTACCTGTTCTAA